One genomic region from Pagrus major chromosome 24, Pma_NU_1.0 encodes:
- the mmadhca gene encoding metabolism of cobalamin associated Da, producing MSSSVLCGRGRLVLSQAAGYQALAALRVGRTRTFSAASSDEPYIAASPADSGPRTVWPDENMGPFGPQDQRFQLPGNVGFDCHLEGVEDQKKTPVHRTVPDVLTAPSSSERQQFILAQFVNEFHSKLGPISTRVNKAEQYFNQTGTDCSVNSCPELLKKDLELLFPAAPTAPITVVTVTQRGGRFEEEPAEQDREQLLHRFVSGAKEMCFSLWTAGYWADFIDPTTGAAFFASTSSHTSLRTEEELRNLGFHIEASGSCTVIRHILGGTPLFVGAVFTSAPTHSAAVARLQGLSNELDDEE from the exons ATGTCCAGCAGT GTGCTGTGTGGTCGAGGCAGGCTGGTCCTCTCTCAGGCCGCCGGCTATCAAGCCTTAGCTGCTCTCCGTGTGGGCAGAACCAGAACTTTCTCTGCTGCGAGCTCAGATGAGCCTTACATAGCTGCATCACCCGCAGACTCAG GCCCCAGGACTGTGTGGCCTGATGAGAACATGGGACCATTCGGACCTCAGGACCAGCGCTTTCAGTTACCGGGTAACGTTGGCTTTGACTGCCACCTGGAGGGCGTGGAGGACCAAAAGAAGACCCCAGTCCACAGGACGGTGCCTGATGTACTGACGGCCCCAAGCAGCTCAGAGAGACAGCAGTTCATCCTAGCGCAGTTTGTTAATGAGTTCCAC AGTAAACTGGGTCCTATATCCACGAGAGTCAACAAAGCCGAGCAGTACTTTAATCAGACAGGAACAGACTGCTCAGTAAATTCCTGCCCTGAGCTGTTAAAGAAAG acctGGAGCTGTTGTTCCCCGCAGCGCCCACCGCTCCCATCACAGTTGTGACGGTCACACAGCGAGGCGGTCGGTTTGAGGAGGAGCCAGCAGAGCAGGacagagagcagctgctgcacaga TTCGTGAGCGGTGCAAAGGAAATGTGCTTCTCGCTGTGGACTGCAGGCTACTGGGCAGACTTCATTGACCCAACAACAGGAGCAGCT TTCTTCGCATCTACTTCAAGTCACACCTCACTGCGAACAGAAGAGGAGCTGAGAAATCTGGGCTTCCACATCGAAGCGTCCGGCTCGTGCACAGTCATCCGCCACATCCTGGGAGGAACGCCTTTGTTCGTGGGGGCTGTTTTCACCAGCGCACCTACTCACAGCGCCGCCGTGGCGAGACTACAAGGACTTTCAAATGAACTCGATGATGAGGAATAG
- the lypd6 gene encoding ly6/PLAUR domain-containing protein 6 — protein MDAWPTVAWVLLMTSIADWLETVQSRDFTMTDIILLHPSTTPHPGGFKCFTCEDAADNYECNRWAPDVYCPKDARYCYTLHMMDNHGDSVSVTKRCVSLQDCQFTGCAAVTDNGYQVCSSCCEGNICNVLVPRNESSAVFSSTSPLVGSSRRVFPSALSYLSVVIVSIFTAGHV, from the exons ATGGACGCCTGGCCAACAGTGGCCTGGGTCCTGCTAATGACCAGCATCGCTGACTGGCTGGAAACTGTCCAGTCACGGGACTTCACCATGACGGACATCATCCTGCTGCATCCCTCAA CTACACCTCATCCAGGTGGCTTCAAGTGCTTCACGTGTGAAGACGCTGCAGATAACTATGAGTGTAATCGCTGGGCGCCAGATGTTTACTGTCCAAAAG ATGCCAGATACTGTTACACACTCCACATGATGGATAACCATGGCGACAGTGTGTCTGTGACCAAGCGTTGTGTGAGCCTGCAGGACTGTCAGTTTACCGGCTGTGCTGCTGTCACTGATAACGGCTATCAG GTGTGCTCATCGTGCTGCGAGGGGAACATCTGCAACGTTCTGGTGCCGAGGAACGAGAGCAGCGCCGTTTTCTCCTCCACTTCTCCTCTGGTTGGCTCGAGCAGACGGGTTTTTCCTTCGGCACTGAGCTACCTCAGCGTCGTCATCGTCAGTATCTTCACAGCTGGACATGTTTGA